A single Argentina anserina chromosome 7, drPotAnse1.1, whole genome shotgun sequence DNA region contains:
- the LOC126801537 gene encoding lysophospholipid acyltransferase LPEAT2, translated as MPSNHYTQTTLTSTAAMGEAGLTSPLLSSSDQPHLILTVHDDSPPQFRNPFAFLGSGGFTVPVSTTADPFKNNTLEVAGVYEWLKIGVCLPIAIVRLVLFGVSLLVGFVATKLALLGWKDRQNPMPKWRCRIMWITRVCTRCILFAFGYHWIRRKGKPAPRAMAPIVVSNHVSFIEPIFYFYELFPTIVASESHDSLPFVGTIIRAMQVIYVNRFSPSSRRQAVSEIKRKAASDRFPRVLLFPEGTTTNGRYLISFELGAFIPGYPIQPVIVRYPHVHFDQSWGHISLGRLMFRMFTQFHNFMEVEYLPVVFPLDNKKESAFHFAQRTSHAMAAALNVVQTSHSFGDLMLLMKAANSKSKQVRPSAYMVEMASVKSSLNISSMEAVDLLDRFLSMNPDPSGHVTYHDFLRVLRLKPCTFSEEIFAFIDVDRNHAITFKQFLFGSAHVLKLRLFRQSCALAFSECVSGDNVYILKQQFGDIIRSAIPDLNEDEMDQLFDLFDTDCDGRISKDEFFTCLRRNPLLIALFSPFLLNKDFSDDGNRLLEEIV; from the exons ATGCCTTCCAATCATTACACCCAAACCACTCTCACCTCCACCGCCGCAATGGGCGAGGCCGGCCTCACCTCTCcgctcctctcctcctccgatcaACCCCACCTGATCCTCACCGTCCACGACGACTCCCCCCCTCAATTCCGCAACCCGTTCGCGTTTCTCGGCTCCGGCGGGTTCACCGTGCCGGTTTCGACGACGGCGGATCCgttcaagaataacactctgGAGGTGGCCGGGGTTTACGAGTGGCTGAAGATCGGGGTGTGCTTGCCGATCGCAATCGTGCGGCTGGTGCTTTTCGGGGTTTCGTTGCTGGTGGGGTTTGTGGCCACCAAGCTGGCCCTGCTTGGGTGGAAGGATCGGCAGAATCCTATGCCGAAGTGGCGTTGTAGGATTATGTGGATCACTAGGGTTTGCACGCGGTGTATTCTCTTCGCGTTTGG TTACCATTGGATAAGGCGGAAAGGGAAACCTGCTCCAAGAGCAATGGCCCCAATTGTTGTATCTAATCATGTATCTTTTATAGAACCTATATTCTATTTTTACGAACTGTTCCCGACGATTGTTGCGTCTGAGTCCCATGATTCCCTACCTTTTGTTGGAACCATCATCAGAGCAATGCAG GTGATATATGTTAATAGGTTTTCACCATCGTCAAGGAGACAAGCTGTTAGTGAAATAAAG AGAAAAGCTGCGTCCGATAGATTTCCTCGAGTGCTCTTATTTCCTGAGGGAACGACAACCAACGGAAGATATCTCATCTCATTTGAACTTGGTGCATTCATCCCTGGTTACCCAATCCAACCAGTAATTGTACGCTATCCTCATGTGCACTTTGATCAATCCTG GGGGCACATATCTTTGGGGAGGCTCATGTTTAGAATGTTCACCCAATTTCACAATTTCATGGAG GTAGAGTACCTTCCTGTTGTTTTCCCCCTTGATAACAAGAAAGAAAGTGCCTTCCACTTTGCTCAGAGG ACTAGTCATGCTATGGCAGCTGCCCTCAATGTTGTACAGACATCTCATTCTTTCGGAGACTTAATGCTACTTATGAAAGCAGctaattcaaaatcaaaacag GTGCGGCCCTCAGCTTACATGGTTGAAATGGCAAGTGTAAAATCT TCACTTAATATAAGCAGCATGGAAGCTGTTGACCTTTTGGATAGATTTCTTTCTATGAATCCAGACCCCAG TGGACATGTCACGTATCATGATTTCTTGAGGGTTTTAAGACTCAAGCCCTGTACCTTTTCGGAAGAG ATATTTGCATTCATTGACGTTGACAGGAATCATGCCATCACATTTAAGCAG TTCTTATTTGGGTCGGCGCATGTCTTGAAGCTACGATTATTCCGGCAATCCTGTGCATTGGCTTTTTCTGAATGTGTTTCTGGGGATAACGtctatatattaaaacaaCAA TTTGGAGACATTATCAGATCTGCAATCCCGGATTTGAACGAGGATGAG ATGGATCAGCTGTTCGATTTATTTGACACTGATTGTGATGGGAGAATCAGCAAGGATGAATTTTTCACATGTCTGAGACGAAATCCATTACTAATTGCGCTTTTCTCACCTTTCTTGCTTAACAAGGACTTCTCAGACGATGGTAATAGGTTGTTGGAGGAGATTGTGTAG